A single window of Nicotiana sylvestris chromosome 5, ASM39365v2, whole genome shotgun sequence DNA harbors:
- the LOC104229922 gene encoding isoleucine N-monooxygenase 2-like: MVSAFFSYITTLWQIFFSIILKITSKLLSITRNKPLLPPGPKPWPIVGCIPQMVLNKKPAFEWIHKLMEEMDTEIACIRLGNVHVIPVTSPELACLFLKNQDSIFSSRPICMSANLVSNGYLNLGSVPMGDQWMKRRRIISSHVLSATSFQWLRHKRDEEADHLLRFVYHQCINKCLVINLRKVTRYYSANVIKNMIFSKRLLGPLVESEEEDEQVDAIFTLLEYFHSFSISDYLPWLSGFDLDGHKAIIKKAFAIATKYIDLEIDERIHIWKNGNKTVEEDILDVLIILKDTNGNPMLNDKEIKAQVLELMLATIDNPSHAVECTIKEMLNQPKIMQRATEEIDNVIGSNRLVQESDLPQLNYVKACIKESFRLHPLAAFNVPHVSISDSVVGEYFIPKGSAVLLSRLGLGRNPRVWDDPMKFKPERHISEEGGDVVFTDSELRLLSFSIGRRGCPGVKLGSTITTMLLARLLQGFTWSLPSNSPGNDLTNDYPECVLLCTMPFFAEAKPRLPKDMYP, translated from the exons atggTTTCTGCTTTCTTTAGCTATATTACTACTCTATGGCAAATTTTCTTTTCCATAATCCTTAAGATAACAAGCAAATTATTGAGTATTACAAGAAATAAGCCATTATTGCCTCCAGGTCCAAAACCATGGCCAATAGTTGGTTGCATTCCTCAAATGGTACTAAACAAGAAGCCAGCATTTGAGTGGATACACAAACTAATGGAGGAAATGGATACTGAAATTGCTTGCATTCGTCTTGGTAATGTTCACGTCATTCCTGTCACTTCTCCTGAGCTTGCTTGCCTATTTTTAAAGAATCAAGACTCGATTTTCTCATCGAGGCCTATTTGCATGTCCGCGAACCTCGTTAGTAATGGCTACTTGAATTTAGGTTCTGTCCCTATGGGTGATCAATGGATGAAAAGGAGAAGAATCATTTCTTCTCATGTCCTCTCAGCTACGTCTTTTCAATGGCTTCGTCATAAGAGAGATGAAGAAGCTGATCATCTTCTTCGATTCGTTTATCATCAGTGCATTAACAAATGTCTTGTTATTAACTTGAGGAAAGTGACAAGATATTATAGTGCCAATGTTATTAAGAATATGATTTTCAGCAAGAGATTACTTGGACCATTAGTAGAATCAGAAGAAGAGGACGAGCAAGTTGATGCAATTTTTACACTTcttgaatattttcattcttttAGTATCTCAGATTACTTACCATGGTTAAGTGGATTTGATTTAGATGGTCACAAGGCAATTATTAAGAAAGCCTTTGCCATAGCAACAAAATACATTGATCTTGAAATTGACGAGAGGATTCATATTTGGAAGAATGGCAACAAAACTGTGGAAGAAGACATCCTTGATGTTCTTATCATCCTCAAGGATACTAATGGGAATCCTATGTTGAATGATAAAGAGATTAAAGCTCAAGTCCTA GAACTCATGCTGGCTACGATAGATAATCCCTCACATGCAGTCGAATGCACAATCAAAGAAATGTTGAACCAACCAAAGATAATGCAAAGGGCCACAGAAGAGATTGACAATGTCATTGGGAGCAATAGATTGGTTCAAGAATCCGACTTGCCACAGTTAAATTATGTCAAAGCTTGTATTAAAGAGTCCTTTCGATTACATCCCTTGGCGGCTTTCAACGTTCCTCATGTGTCTATATCGGATTCTGTTGTTGGTGAATACTTCATCCCAAAAGGGAGTGCAGTGTTATTAAGTCGTCTTGGACTTGGCCGAAACCCTAGAGTTTGGGATGATCCCATGAAGTTCAAGCCAGAGCGCCATATCAGTGAGGAAGGTGGTGATGTAGTTTTCACTGATTCAGAATTACGTTTGTTATCATTTAGTATTGGACGACGAGGTTGTCCAGGTGTAAAACTTGGCTCAACAATTACTACTATGTTACTTGCTAGACTTCTTCAAGGTTTTACTTGGAGTTTACCATCAAACTCTCCAGGCAATGACTTGACTAATGATTACCCGGAGTGTGTTCTTCTTTGTACCATGCCATTTTTTGCTGAGGCAAAACCGCGATTGCCTAAAGACATGTACCCTTAA
- the LOC104229921 gene encoding cell wall / vacuolar inhibitor of fructosidase 1-like, translating to MKTLIYLVILLLTLTLETSSSRNNLVETTCKNTPNYNLCLKTLLSDKRSAGGDITTLALIVVDAIKVKANQAAEFISKLRQSNPPTAWRVPLKKCAFSYKVILTVSLPEAVEALTKGNPKFAEDGMVVCFGDSQDCEENFKSSFSPLTGLNTAVLELSVVGRAIIRNLL from the coding sequence ATGAAGACTCTAATATATCTAGTCATATTGCTATTAACCTTAACACTGGAAACAAGCAGCAGCAGAAATAACCTAGTAGAAACCACATGCAAGAACACACCAAACTACAACCTCTGCCTAAAAACTCTACTCTCCGACAAACGCAGCGCCGGCGGCGACATCACGACGCTGGCGCTGATCGTCGTGGACGCCATCAAAGTGAAGGCGAATCAGGCGGCGGAATTTATCTCAAAGCTACGTCAATCCAATCCTCCAACAGCTTGGAGAGTTCCATTAAAGAAGTGTGCTTTTTCATATAAGGTAATTTTAACAGTAAGTTTACCTGAAGCTGTTGAAGCTTTGACTAAAGGGAACCCAAAATTTGCTGAAGATGGTATGGTTGTATGTTTTGGTGATTCTCAGGATTGTGAGGAGAATTTCAAGAGTAGTTTTTCTCCTCTTACTGGTTTGAACACTGCAGTGCTTGAGCTTTCTGTTGTTGGTAGAGCAATTATTAGAAATTTATTATGA
- the LOC104229919 gene encoding uncharacterized protein: MDHISSTERDFVVDLESCRSTSEEARSTNSPLNAKAGDILFTSVCNDDGEELSRAENGLNMNSNIKDDAELSPANIRVFIDKTNLVEKKPVKEKRKSMSAKKPPKPPRPPRGFSLDAADQKLIKEIAELAMIKRARIERMKALKKMKAAKASSTSSVLNGSFLALLFTVFFFFLLLFQGMSYRSSAMSFHNSVQSGSVKNRFIIVQDHSNLSTSNAIFADSGSSDPVEHTSGLTHGNSPKSVTS; the protein is encoded by the exons ATGGATCATATTTCATCTACAGAGAGGGATTTTGTGGTTGATCTCGAGAGTTGTAGAAGTACAAGTGAAGAAGCAAGAAGTACTAATTCTCCATTAAATGCCAAAGCAGGGGATATATTATTCACTAGTGTCTGTAATGATGATGGTGAAGAACTTTCTAGAGCTGAAAATGGGTTGAATATGAACAGCAATATAAAAGACGACGCAGAGCTATCTCCGGCAAATATTAGAGTGTTTATAGACAAGACAAATTTAGTAGAGAAGAAACCGGTGAAAGAAAAACGTAAATCAATGAGTGCTAAAAAACCTCCTAAGCCTCCTAGACCTCCCAGAGGATTTTCATTGGATGCTGCTGACCAGAAGCTGATAAAAGAGATAGCGGAACTCGCAATGATCAAACGTGCACGGATTGAGAGAATGAAGGcattgaagaaaatgaaagcagcCAAGGCATCGTCAACATCATCAGTATTGAATGGCAGTTTCCTTGCCTTGCTCTTtactgtcttcttcttttttctgctATTGTTTCAAG GGATGTCTTATAGAAGTTCAGCTATGAGCTTTCACAACTCTGTTCAATCCGGCAGCGTGAAGAATAGATTCATTATTGTACAGGACCACTCAAATTTATCCACTAGTAATGCCATCTTCGCGGACTCTGGATCTTCGGA TCCTGTGGAGCACACTTCTGGTTTAACTCATGGGAATAGTCCGAAAAGTGTCACAAGCTGA